The genomic interval AGAATCTTGCGCTCGCATTCTTTCTCGGAATGTGCACGTTCTTGGCATTGAGCAAGAACGTCAAGATCGCTCTCGGACTCGGCTTGGCGGTGATTGTTATCGAAGCCATCACGGTTCCGGCGAACCAGCTCGTCTACGATTTGCTGCTGAAAAAAGGAGCCCTCGAGTGGGTGAACTCCAGCGGGATGGTTTCCGTCGAAACGAGAGACTTCTCACAAGTTGACCTATCGTTCTTGGGATTCATCAGTTTCATCGGTCTGATCGCCGCGATGGTGCAGATCCTTGAGATGGTGCTCGATAAGTTCTTCCCGCCGCTCTACAACGCGTTGGGAATCTTCTTGCCGCTGATCACCGTGAACTGCGCCATCTTGGGTGCATCACTTTTCATGCAAGAACGCAACTACACCTTCGGGGAATCTTGCACTTACGGACTCGGTTGCGGTATCGGTTGGGCCTTGGCAATCGCCGCGTTGGCCGGCATTCGCGAAAAGATGAAATACAGCGATGTTCCGCCACCCCTTCGTGGTTTAGGTATCACGTTCATTACGGTTGGACTGATGGCTCTGGCCTTCATGTCCTTCAGCGGAATCCAACTGTAGCGGCAGTCATAGCGACAATGGGTTGCAGCAGGCAGGAGTTGCTTGCTGCATCTGAAAGACAAAACTTAAACACTTAATTTCACTCGACAGCGAGTCATCGACTGATGGAAATTTTCCTCGGCGTATTCATGTTCACGGTAGTGGTGGTTGCACTGGTGCTCGTGATTCTTGCCGCCAAGAAAGGCTTGGTCGCCTCTGGGCCGGTCAAGATCATGATCAACAACCAGAAAGAAATCGAAGTCCCGGCAGGCGGCAAGCTGCTTGGTGCTTTGGCCGACGCCGGCGTATTCGTCTCCAGTGCCTGCGGTGGCGGCGGAACATGCGCCCAGTGCAAGGTGCACGTCCAATCCGGTGGTGGAGAGATCCTGGCGACCGAAAAGAACCACATCACAAAGAAGCACGCTGCTGAAGGCGAACGGCTCAGTTGCCAAGTCGCTGTCAAGCAAGACATGGTCGTCGAAGTGCCACCGGAAGCTTTCGATACCAAGAAGTGGGAGTGCACGGTCCGAAGCAATCATAATG from Stieleria varia carries:
- the nqrE gene encoding NADH:ubiquinone reductase (Na(+)-transporting) subunit E, producing the protein MSEIIETHFSIFLKAVFVENLALAFFLGMCTFLALSKNVKIALGLGLAVIVIEAITVPANQLVYDLLLKKGALEWVNSSGMVSVETRDFSQVDLSFLGFISFIGLIAAMVQILEMVLDKFFPPLYNALGIFLPLITVNCAILGASLFMQERNYTFGESCTYGLGCGIGWALAIAALAGIREKMKYSDVPPPLRGLGITFITVGLMALAFMSFSGIQL